Proteins from a genomic interval of Tenacibaculum sp. SZ-18:
- a CDS encoding WD40/YVTN/BNR-like repeat-containing protein, with protein sequence MNKSILNILIATLLLLSCENGQKRNNKNESKKLVEIAENQIAIHDLVPISGDTLIAAIWNGGILRTIDGGENWIEIKTPLIKHLSVDNQNRVWGIDSWIGIHESSYSRIFYSDDYGDTWEKFEFNLDEFFPLEFPNDYSSVVQLITWDGLILEHKGGVPNDLENWKRIDKLEDNETEFKASNPKVNGNYRISQNGLLEKKDQENEWNKVTTIPNISIPFDILKDSNKVYVAAGGYGGYKSLFVEIINDSIQIEREMKSVQCLGVRKDKKGRIWTFGDGGIFQIDGDKLRKMK encoded by the coding sequence ATGAACAAAAGCATTCTAAACATACTAATAGCTACTCTCTTACTTTTGTCATGTGAAAACGGACAAAAAAGAAATAACAAGAACGAGAGTAAAAAGCTGGTTGAAATTGCTGAAAACCAAATTGCCATACACGATTTAGTTCCAATTTCAGGTGACACTTTAATAGCCGCAATTTGGAATGGTGGTATTCTTAGGACAATTGATGGAGGTGAAAATTGGATTGAAATAAAAACCCCATTGATTAAACACTTATCAGTTGATAATCAAAACAGAGTTTGGGGTATAGATAGTTGGATTGGTATTCACGAAAGTAGCTATTCAAGAATCTTTTATTCAGATGATTATGGAGATACTTGGGAAAAGTTTGAATTTAATTTAGATGAGTTTTTCCCTCTGGAATTTCCTAATGATTATAGCTCTGTAGTTCAATTAATTACTTGGGACGGGCTGATCCTTGAGCACAAAGGAGGTGTACCGAATGATCTAGAAAACTGGAAGAGAATAGACAAGCTCGAAGATAATGAAACTGAGTTTAAAGCCTCTAACCCTAAGGTTAATGGTAATTATAGAATATCTCAAAATGGACTTCTAGAAAAGAAAGACCAAGAAAATGAATGGAATAAAGTCACCACTATTCCTAATATTTCCATTCCCTTTGATATTTTAAAGGATTCAAATAAGGTTTATGTTGCAGCAGGAGGTTACGGAGGATATAAATCATTATTTGTGGAAATCATTAATGATAGCATACAAATTGAACGTGAAATGAAAAGCGTTCAATGCTTAGGAGTTCGAAAGGATAAAAAAGGTAGAATCTGGACATTTGGAGATGGCGGAATTTTTCAAATAGACGGAGACAAACTAAGAAAAATGAAATAA
- a CDS encoding response regulator transcription factor, translating into MKVFVTDDHDIVIEGYQAMFKKYGITMVGSSKTGSGFLEWINNKDNYCDVVILDLGLPDISGIEILKTLYELEGIPNILVVSGTYDVDQIQKAMVLGVLGFITKYEAAEDVIEALQKVSGGKKYYSEVVMDEILRMQLDSRKIVTLDEILSEREAEALQLMIEEKSTKEICNEMGLDSPSTFYNLTARMREKLGVKTNYKLVMLSVKHRFKMK; encoded by the coding sequence ATGAAAGTGTTTGTAACAGATGACCATGATATTGTGATTGAGGGCTATCAAGCCATGTTTAAAAAATATGGTATTACCATGGTTGGTTCTTCTAAAACTGGTAGTGGTTTTTTAGAGTGGATTAATAATAAAGATAACTATTGCGATGTTGTAATACTCGATTTAGGGTTGCCTGATATTAGTGGGATAGAAATTCTTAAAACTTTGTATGAATTAGAGGGGATACCTAATATTTTAGTTGTCTCAGGAACTTACGATGTTGATCAGATTCAAAAGGCCATGGTGCTCGGTGTTTTAGGTTTTATTACTAAATATGAAGCTGCTGAAGATGTAATTGAAGCTTTGCAAAAAGTTAGTGGAGGGAAGAAGTATTATTCTGAGGTGGTAATGGATGAGATTTTGAGGATGCAATTGGATTCACGAAAGATTGTTACGCTTGATGAAATTCTTTCGGAAAGGGAAGCGGAAGCTTTACAATTAATGATTGAGGAAAAAAGCACGAAGGAAATATGTAATGAGATGGGGCTGGATTCCCCAAGTACATTTTATAATTTGACAGCAAGGATGCGTGAGAAATTAGGTGTTAAAACTAATTATAAGTTAGTGATGTTAAGTGTAAAGCACAGATTTAAAATGAAATAA
- a CDS encoding response regulator transcription factor: protein MQTLTNQEMKIAHCISSDLSEKEIADKLFISPSTVHSHTKNIRKKFGVRSKAGIVQKYLLSLDDPKSFVPGVFMLFLHLFMIVSVNQFDVRVPRTQRLNRRSKREITIS from the coding sequence ATGCAAACATTAACTAATCAAGAGATGAAAATCGCGCATTGCATTTCTAGTGATTTAAGTGAAAAAGAAATTGCAGATAAACTGTTTATTTCTCCTTCTACTGTTCATAGCCATACTAAAAATATCCGAAAAAAATTTGGTGTTCGAAGTAAAGCTGGAATTGTTCAAAAGTATCTATTGAGTTTAGATGATCCTAAATCATTTGTTCCTGGTGTATTCATGTTGTTTTTACACTTATTCATGATTGTTTCTGTAAATCAGTTTGATGTTAGAGTTCCAAGAACTCAAAGATTAAATCGAAGGTCAAAAAGAGAAATTACTATTTCATAA